AATCGACGACGTTGGACCGGAGCGGCTCGGAAAGACGCGGCGGCACCGGCGCTTGGGCGATCGGCGCGAAGGCAGCGTTCAGCCTGGTTCGGAGCGCGCGATGCGCCTCGACCTTGGCGGCGAGCTCGGGATCGGCGGCGATCGCGCGCTCGACGCGGCGCGCGGTCAGCGCATCGCATTCGCCATCGGCATAGGCCATCAGCGTTTCGCGGTCGATCGTCATGCCGCTTCTCCCAGCTTCGCCATCAATGCCGTCCGTCCGCGGACAAGCCGCGAGGTCAGCGTTCCCATCGGTATGTCGAGCACAGCGGCAGCCTCCTTGTAGGCGAGACCCTCGACGAGCACGAGCGCCACCGCTTCGCGCTGCTCGTCCGGCAGCGTCGCCATCGCACGCCCGACCAGATCGAGCTCGACCCGTGCCTCGATCGCGCGGTCGCCGGCGTCACCAATCGCAGCGCCCGCCTCCTCCGCAACGAAGGTTTGCTCGGCGCGGCGGCGCGACCGGGTCGTGTCGATCCAGGCATTGCGCATGATCCGGTACATCCAGCTGTCCATTCGTGTACCCGGCACGAAACTGGCGCGCGAGACGAGCGCCCGCTCGACCGCGACCTGGGTCAGATCGTCGGCATCCGCGCCGTCGCGGGCCAGTGCGTGCGCAAAGCGGCGTAGGCGCGGCAGCGAAGCCGTCAGGTCGCGCTCGAAGCTCAACGGGGTTCCTCGGTCGGGTTCGTGGATGAAACGAATGGGGTTGCGCGTTTCATCCCTTGATAGCGAATTCATGCGCATCAAGAAGGATCGGGATGAAGCGACACCTCGTCACTCTCGCGATGATCGCGGCTACGCCGGCAAGCGCGCAGCTGGTGCCGTCCCTGCCGCCGCGGATCGGCGCACTGCCGGAACGGCTGCTGAACACGGTCGACGGCGTTGTGGAGACTGCACCGAAGGCGCTGGAAACCGCCCGGCTCGACCGGATCGCCGCCCTGCTCCGTTCGAGCGGCGGGCGCGTCGTGCGCGACGATCGCGGTGATGCGGCCCGCGCGGGCGAGGTCGTGCTGACCGACCCCAACGACGCGGCGATCGATGCGCTCGAGCGGGACGGCTTCCGGACGATCGAGCGTACCGAGATCGAAGGGCTGGGTGTCGGCTATGCCCGCCTTGCAATCCCGGCGGGCATCCGATTGGACCATGCTCTCGCGCGGGCGCGGCTTCGGTCGCCAATTGTGACCGCGGATGTCATTCACTTCAGGAGCGGCGACCTCGAGGCCGTCAGCGCGGCGATTGCAACCGCGGGCCTCGTCCAGAGCGGCCCCGTCGTCGGCATGATCGATGGCGGGGTGTCCGGCGGCGCCGTCCGGCAACAAGGTTTTGCGACGGGCGCGCCGCGGCCGAGCGACCACGGCTCCGCGATCGCCTGGCTGATCGGCCGCGGCGCGCCGGGCGCACGCGTGGT
This is a stretch of genomic DNA from Sphingomonas sp. Y38-1Y. It encodes these proteins:
- a CDS encoding sigma-70 family RNA polymerase sigma factor, whose product is MSFERDLTASLPRLRRFAHALARDGADADDLTQVAVERALVSRASFVPGTRMDSWMYRIMRNAWIDTTRSRRRAEQTFVAEEAGAAIGDAGDRAIEARVELDLVGRAMATLPDEQREAVALVLVEGLAYKEAAAVLDIPMGTLTSRLVRGRTALMAKLGEAA
- a CDS encoding S8 family serine peptidase translates to MKRHLVTLAMIAATPASAQLVPSLPPRIGALPERLLNTVDGVVETAPKALETARLDRIAALLRSSGGRVVRDDRGDAARAGEVVLTDPNDAAIDALERDGFRTIERTEIEGLGVGYARLAIPAGIRLDHALARARLRSPIVTADVIHFRSGDLEAVSAAIATAGLVQSGPVVGMIDGGVSGGAVRQQGFATGAPRPSDHGSAIAWLIGRGAPGARVVAADVYGSDPAGGGAVAIARAIGWLARADVGIVSISLVGPPNPLLSRVIAAAQARGMTIVAAVGNDGPAAPPAYPASYPGVVAVTGVDARGRVLIEAGRASHLDYAAPGAGFAAPDAKGRMEVVRGTSFAAPLVAARLAAVGRGQVDGEAVAGRRYGRGLVCGRCVQRR